One stretch of Puntigrus tetrazona isolate hp1 unplaced genomic scaffold, ASM1883169v1 S000000007, whole genome shotgun sequence DNA includes these proteins:
- the LOC122332229 gene encoding Parkinson disease protein 7 homolog, which yields MAGKRALVILAKGAEEMETVIPVDVMRRAGIAVTVAGLVGKEPVQCSRDVMICPDSSLEDARKQGPYDVVLLPGGLLGAQNLSESPTVKEVLKDQESRKGLIAAICAGPTALLAHGIAYGSTVTTHPGAKDKMMAGDHYKYSEARVQKDGNVITSRGPGTSFEFALTIVEELLGAEVAGQVKAPLILKD from the exons ATGGCTGGTAAAAGAGCTCTAGTGATTCTAGCGAAGGGCGCGGAGGAAATGGAGACGGTGATCCCGGTGGATGTCATGCGCAGAGCGGGG ATTGCTGTTACAGTGGCAGGTCTGGTGGGTAAAGAGCCAGTGCAGTGCAGCCGTGATGTCATGATCTGCCCAGATTCCAGCCTAGAGGACGCCCGCAAACAG GGTCCGTATGATGTCGTGCTTTTGCCTGGAGGTTTGCTTGGAGCTCAGAACCTTTCTGAG tCTCCCACTGTGAAAGAGGTGTTGAAGGACCAGGAGAGCAGGAAGGGTCTGATCGCTGCAATCTGTGCAG GCCCAACGGCTCTCTTGGCTCACGGTATCGCATATGGCAGCACAGTTACCACCCATCCAGGTGCCAAGGACAAGATGATGGCTGGTG atcattataaatattcagAGGCTCGTGTTCAGAAGGATGGTAACGTGATCACCAGCAGAGGGCCAGGAACCAGCTTTGAGTTTGCCCTGACTATAGTGGAGGAGCTTTTGGGTGCAGAGGTTGCTGGCCAAGTCAAAGCTCCACTTATCTTGAAAGACTGA